DNA from Cryomorphaceae bacterium 1068:
GGACTTGTATCGCCTCCGCAATCTACAACCACATCAGCAGGACAAGCAATAGCAGGTGCTGTGTTGTCTGTAATATTTAGGATGGTTGCTACCGCTTCTGATGCATTGCCACAATCATCCTCTGCCACAAACGTGCAGATTAATGTTGCTAGGGCATCGCAAGAGTCGCTCAACATTACTTCAATATCTACTTCTACCCAGTCGCTGCCGCTGCAGTCATCATCTGTTCCCAATGGAACCAATCCATTGCTCACAAACAACGCGCGCGCTGATTGCAGGAACGCCTGACGCTCATCCTGTGTTAATGTATTATTCGCAAAGCCTGTCGCGTCATCTAAACTGATGTCGCTGCAAGTGATGTCGCCTTCCAGATCTGCTGGCATTAATAATGTAGGAGCGGTTGTGTCAACTACGGTTATTAATTGGTCGCAAGAGACAACATTATCGTATTCATCAAGTACAGTCCACGTTCTTGTGATGACTGTTTCACATCCGTTCACGCTAATGTCATCTTCGAAGAAAATGGCAACATCTAATGGACATTCTGTTGTTGGTCTATCCGCAGTAGCCTCTCCCAAAAAGTCAGGTGAAGTATCAGCAGAACAATCAACGGTTGTATCGGAAGGGCAAGTAATGACAGGCGGATTTTCAAAGCAAACAATGTTTGGCGGAGGAGGACATAAATTGATTGAGTTCACGTCGCCATGACCATCAACTGCATTCCCTTGGAAAACACCGTCAGTAAAAAACCAAGTAGAAAGTCCGAACTGTGCATTTTTGTCGTTTGCACCTAAACCGACTTGTAGACCAAAATTGTAATCTGCAGGTTTGTGCTCAACCGTCACATAAGAACCTATAGTAGAAGGTGAGCAACCGGAAAGGCTACTAACTCTATTGGGGTTAAAAATGTAGAAGTCCCAATTTACTTCATTACCGTTGATATTCGAAGGATTTCCCTTTATACCTCTTCCCAAACCAGACCAAGTTGCAAAGTCTGCTTTGTCCGAAAACCAAAAATCAACGCAAAGAACCAATGACGGATCATTTTGATTTTGAATCTCTCCATAAAGTCGGGCTTCTCCTCCTGCGAGTTCCGCAAAGTAAACACCAAAAGGTGCAGGCACCCAATTACTCCCAGCTGCAACACCAGGAAGCCATAGTACATGACTGCCTGCGGCGTACTGCTCTAATGGACAATTTGTAAGAATCTCGCTACAACCTGTATTCAGGTTTAGATCTCCGTGTCCACTAACCGGGTTACCAAGAACGGTTCCGTTAGTGAAGAACCAAACAGAAGCACCATCTTCAGCATTTTTGCTATTCGCGGCTGTTCCTATTTGAAGTCCAAATTCGAAATCGGCTGGCATGTGCGTAACTGTCAAAGACGAACCAGCTAAACCATCTACACCAGTTAGAGTATTGGACTCGCTAGCATCAAAAATGAAATAGTCCCAATCAAGATAATTGGAACCCGCGAGACTTGCTTCATCTTTATAATTTCCTCCACCTGCACTCCAGGTGGTCCAATCAGAACCACCCGTGTAGTGGAAGTCGATATCCCACACTAAGGTTTCATCAGTTTTGTTCCGAACTCGACCTTTTATTCTAGCGGTTCCGTCTGAAAACAATTCCAGCGTACCCGGGGCATCTGGAAAGAATTCATATTTATTGTCAGAAATACCGGGAACATTCGCCAAATGCAATGCATGGCCGTTGCTTGCATCTGAAAATTCGGTGATGCTGCAAACTTTGACTAATTCCGGTTCAACGGATTGCGCCTGAATATTTGCCGACAAGAATACAGCAGCAATCAGGGGTAAGAAAAATACAGAAAGGTAGCTACAGCAACGCGTAGCGACCCTAAACAAATTGGGTAGAGAAGTTCTCATACGGTTAAAAGATTGGTTTTGGTAATTATTAAAGCACTTAGAATATTGACAGCCAACTTTCGATGAACTTAAATATTCAACAAACAAATGCCTCCAAATATAGGACAAAATCATTTTCAATTCCAAAATTGACTCTGATTTCACAGAAAAATATTTCTGGAATATCGCCACAGAACAAAAAAAACCCGCATTCAACGAATGCGGGTAATTTATGTGGGCCCAGAAGGACTTGAACCTTCGACCTTCAGATTATGAGTCTGCTGCTCTAACCAGCTGAGCTATGGGCCCTGAAAAGAGGGCAAAACTAAGTGATCGAACTTTCTCTTGCAACCATGAAGTACGAATAAATATCTCATACCTTTGAAAGTGATAGTAGAATTCAATCCCATTCAATCTTAAAGAATCATTTTGAGCGTACTAAATCAAAATCTTTCAGACGATTGGCAAAAAGCCATCGAAACTTCAAGAGGAAAACCAGCTGAAATTCTAAGGGTAAGTATTGTAGGTGGCGGAAGTATTAATGATGCTCGTCGGCTCGAAACTTCAGAAGGAGCCTATTTTGCAAAAATCAATAGCGCCGAGGAGTATCCCGGTATGTTCGAAGCAGAATCATCGGGACTGCGATTCTTGAAAGAACACTGCGCATTCAGAATTCCAATTCCTATTGCTACTGGAGTAACAGAAGATATCCAGTGGATTCTGATGGAGAATATTAACAGCATCAATCGAAAGTCCGACTTTTGGGAAGAGTTTGGAAGAAAACTAGCTGATATGCACAAACACAGTGCTGATTATTTCGGTTTAAATCAGGACAATTATTTAGGGAGTCTAATCCAACGCAATGACAAGCGTGACAAATGGGAAGACTTCTTTAGTGACATGAGGATAAGACCTCAGCTTGAAATGGCTAAGGACAATAGACTGGCCACTTCAGAATTCTTAAGACTCTTTGACAAAATGCTAAGTCGGGTTGAAAGGTACTTCCCTAAAGAAGCTCCTGCTGCATTGCACGGAGACTTATGGACAGGAAATTTCATGACTGACTCAGAGGGGGAGGCGGTAATATTCGACCCGGCAGTTTACTACGGTCACAGAGAAATGGATTTAGGCATGAGTAAATTATTCGGCGGTTTTGATAAACGCTTTTATGACGCTTATAATGAGGTTTATCCTTTGGAGCCTGGTTGGGAAGAACGGATTCATGTCGCCAATTTGTATCCTCTCTTGGCTCACGTAAATCTCTTTGGCGGAAGCTATACAGGACAAGTAATCCAAATTCTTAGAAAGCACATCTAGAATACGCGCATTGTTTCGTTTTCGGCAGGTACGAATACGGCATCGCCTTCCGCCGGCTTGAGTGTAAATGATCCTGTAAAGTCTCCAAACGAAGGCAGTATTCCGTAGTCTTTTCCAAAAAAATAGCACGGGACTCTCAATGACTGCCTCCCCATACCCCTTAGTCTTATTGATGGATGAATGTGCCCATGAATATTATAAAAATCACTCTCTTCTCTATCGTGTGTAAATAAAAATGGTCCGGATGACATTCTGTCCACTAGTGATATATTGGCAGCTTCGAAAGCTTGATCCGAAAGTATGTCGTGGTTTCCTTTAACTAAGGTCATCTTAATATTGGAGTAGGCATTTCTGAAATCCACAAACTGATCCCAGGCTTTATTGAGTTTGCTGTGAGACAAGTCGCCCAGGAAGATGATTTGCTTGGGTTGAGTTTTTAAAACCAAGCCTGAAAGGCGCCAAAGGTTATTTCGCTCGGCCATTCCCGGAACAGGAATTCCGTTTTTTCGAAAATGACTCACTTTGCCAATATGAGCATCAGCCACAATAAGCATTTTCTTCTCTTCCCAAAAAATTGCTCTTTCAGGAAGGAGGCTGAGTTTGGTTTTTTGAATTTCGTAGACCATTATAACTCGAGTTGCAAGGTCATTTTTTTGATGCGATCTTCCAATTTCTCTGAAGACATACGCTCTCTTAATCGATCTACTAAGATTGGAAAACAAAAAGGAGTCGGCTTTTTGGGATAGGTCACGCGAATTTCTTGTGTAGCAATTCGCTTTAAAGCGGATCGAAGACGGACTTCCTCAATTTGAAACTCCATCACTTCCGAGAACGCTTGCTTCAATAAAAGGTTATTAGGTTCGTAATCTCTGAACACGTCAAAAAACAGCTGCGACGACGATTGAAGGTGTTTGTCCTTTTGATAATGCCCGGGAAACCCTTTGAACACCAAGCCCGAAATTCCCGCAATGTCGCGGAAGCGCCTTCGGGCCATTTCGCTTTGATTGAGGCTGGCTGTAATATCTTCACTCAGATGGTCCGGTGAGAAAATATTCGAATCGATTCCATCTTCAATCGGTATATCTTGATCCGACAAAAGCTCAAATCCATAATCGTTTAGCGCAATGCTGAAGCTAAATGGTTTGAACAGAGAAAGTCGATAAGCCAGTAGAGAGGCCAAACCCTCGTGAACGAATCTTCCCTCGAAAGGATAAACGAAAATGTGGTAACCTTCGCGGGAATGGAGTTTTTCGATCAGAAGTTGCTTTGCGTCGGGAACTATGGAGTGTGATTTTTGCGCTTCCACTATAGGGCGCACAGCCCTTAACTCTGCAGAATCAAATTGATCGTTGGCAATCTTACCTATCTGAATCCTAAGATTTTCAGAAAGCATGGAAGAGAGTGGCATTCGTCCACCCTGCCAACTGGGTACAGCTCCTTTCTTGTTCTTACTGAGTTTTACGTGCACCGTCATCTCTTTTACGCGAATGAGTTCCAAAGGCCTTCCGGCAAACCAAAACGTATCTCCTGGGCTAAGTCTTGAAATGAACCACTCCTCGATAGACCCGAGTCTGCCACCCGACTGAAACTTAACCATCAGCATAGCATCGCTTACGATAGCCCCGATGGAAAGTCGGTGCCTCATAGACATACGTCGATTGTTGACCTTATGAAGTCCGTCCTCCATCACCTCAACTTTCGAAAACTCATCGTATGCCTCAAGCGAAGAACCTCCTTTGGTGATAAAATTCAATGCCCAAGACCACTCGTCGTCAGAGAGGCTTTCGTAAGAAAAAGTCGACCTGATTTCATGCAGAATGTCTTTTGGCCTAAAGCCATCCGAAACAGCTAAAGTGATAAGATACTGAACCAAGACATCGAAACTTCGAATGTATGGCATCCGATCTTCCAAATCATCTTTTTCAATAGCCGACTTAAGCGCTTCGCACTCGATCAGCTGAAGCGCATTGGTAGGGAGGAAATAGATGACCGATCGCTCGCCGGGTGAGTGTCCGCTCCGACCAGCTCGCTGAACAAAACGGGATACTCCTTTTGGGCTACCAATTTGAATAATCGTTTCTACGGGACGAA
Protein-coding regions in this window:
- a CDS encoding ligase-associated DNA damage response DEXH box helicase → MSELKVAEAWFDSKGWKPFQFQKDSWQACLNRESGLLNAPTGSGKTYALFAGVVLEYLKAEKEGKLKKKKGLKLIWVTPIRALTKDIKNACQTFCDDLELPWQIAIRTGDTSTADRVKQKRTPPDVLITTPESMHLLMASKGYADYFGSLRFVVADEWHELMGSKRAVLLELALSRLKTIADPCIWGISATIGNMEQAMEVLFGTDFGTKKLRFIKSEIKKKIEIIPIIPDEIEKYPWAGHLGVKLAESVLPILEKSRTTLIFTNTRAQAEIWYQHLLSIKPELAGLIAMHHGSISRELRDWVEDALHEGKLKCVVCTSSLDLGVDFRPVETIIQIGSPKGVSRFVQRAGRSGHSPGERSVIYFLPTNALQLIECEALKSAIEKDDLEDRMPYIRSFDVLVQYLITLAVSDGFRPKDILHEIRSTFSYESLSDDEWSWALNFITKGGSSLEAYDEFSKVEVMEDGLHKVNNRRMSMRHRLSIGAIVSDAMLMVKFQSGGRLGSIEEWFISRLSPGDTFWFAGRPLELIRVKEMTVHVKLSKNKKGAVPSWQGGRMPLSSMLSENLRIQIGKIANDQFDSAELRAVRPIVEAQKSHSIVPDAKQLLIEKLHSREGYHIFVYPFEGRFVHEGLASLLAYRLSLFKPFSFSIALNDYGFELLSDQDIPIEDGIDSNIFSPDHLSEDITASLNQSEMARRRFRDIAGISGLVFKGFPGHYQKDKHLQSSSQLFFDVFRDYEPNNLLLKQAFSEVMEFQIEEVRLRSALKRIATQEIRVTYPKKPTPFCFPILVDRLRERMSSEKLEDRIKKMTLQLEL
- a CDS encoding fructosamine kinase family protein — translated: MSVLNQNLSDDWQKAIETSRGKPAEILRVSIVGGGSINDARRLETSEGAYFAKINSAEEYPGMFEAESSGLRFLKEHCAFRIPIPIATGVTEDIQWILMENINSINRKSDFWEEFGRKLADMHKHSADYFGLNQDNYLGSLIQRNDKRDKWEDFFSDMRIRPQLEMAKDNRLATSEFLRLFDKMLSRVERYFPKEAPAALHGDLWTGNFMTDSEGEAVIFDPAVYYGHREMDLGMSKLFGGFDKRFYDAYNEVYPLEPGWEERIHVANLYPLLAHVNLFGGSYTGQVIQILRKHI
- the pdeM gene encoding ligase-associated DNA damage response endonuclease PdeM, with translation MVYEIQKTKLSLLPERAIFWEEKKMLIVADAHIGKVSHFRKNGIPVPGMAERNNLWRLSGLVLKTQPKQIIFLGDLSHSKLNKAWDQFVDFRNAYSNIKMTLVKGNHDILSDQAFEAANISLVDRMSSGPFLFTHDREESDFYNIHGHIHPSIRLRGMGRQSLRVPCYFFGKDYGILPSFGDFTGSFTLKPAEGDAVFVPAENETMRVF